The following are from one region of the Arachis duranensis cultivar V14167 chromosome 10, aradu.V14167.gnm2.J7QH, whole genome shotgun sequence genome:
- the LOC107471943 gene encoding cytochrome P450 71D9 isoform X1 — protein sequence MDSQIFNFLAFIFFLFFIIAALRIRKKSDVIPNIPPGPWKLPIIGNIPNLVTSTPHRKLRDLANKYGPLMHLQLGQVSTIVVSSAEYAKEVMKTHDIIFASRPAVLAAKIISYDCTNIGFAPYGNYWRQLRKICTLELLSTKRVNSFRPIREEEFTNLVKRIMSSKEGSVNLTEEVLSSIYGIVSQSAFGGTKRGDQEKFICLVQQATAVAGGFDVGDLFPSWEWLQLVSGLRPKLESFQRQIDEILENIVSDHKEAKLEGKKSKSDESHEDLVDVLLQFEDATNQDICLSRNNIKAILLDIFGGGSETSAHTIDWAMTEMIRDPGVMEKAQAEVRELFNKIGKVDETLINELKYLKSVVKETLRLHPPAPLLLPRECGEACEINGYYIPYKSKVIVNAWAIGRDPNYWSDPEKFYPERFIDSSIDYKGNNFEFIPFGAGRRTCPGSTLGLLNVELGLAYLLYHFDWKLPSGIKGQDLDMSEVFGVTVRRKKDLQLVPIVFSPLLET from the exons ATGGATTCTCAAATCTTTAACTTCCTtgctttcatcttctttctcttcttcatcaTTGCTGCTCTgagaataagaaagaaaagtgatGTAATTCCAAATATACCCCCAGGACCATGGAAGCTACCTATCATAGGAAACATACCAAATCTTGTTACATCAACTCCACATAGAAAGCTAAGAGATTTGGCCAACAAATATGGACCATTGATGCACCTTCAACTTGGACAAGTCTCTACCATTGTTGTTTCCTCAGCAGAGTATGCTAAAGAGGTTATGAAGACACATGACATCATCTTTGCTTCAAGGCCTGCAGTTCTAGCAGCAAAGATAATTTCTTATGATTGCACAAACATTGGTTTTGCACCCTATGGAAATTACTGGAGGCAGTTAAGGAAGATTTGCACCTTGGAGCTCTTGAGCACGAAACGAGTCAATTCGTTCCGGCCAATAAGAGAAGAGGAGTTCACCAATCTTGTTAAGAGGATTATGTCCTCAAAGGAAGGATCAGTTAATCTCACTGAAGAAGTGCTTTCATCCATATATGGAATCGTTTCGCAGTCTGCGTTTGGAGGCACAAAACGTGGGGATCAAGAGAAGTTCATATGCCTTGTGCAACAAGCAACAGCAGTTGCAGGTGGTTTTGATGTAGGAGATCTGTTTCCTTCTTGGGAATGGCTTCAACTTGTGAGTGGATTGAGGCCTAAGCTTGAGAGTTTCCAAAGACAAATTGATGAGATATTGGAAAACATTGTTAGTGATCACAAAGAGGCAAAGTTGGAAGGTAAAAAGAGCAAAAGTGATGAATCACATGAAGATCTTGTGGATGTTCTCCTTCAATTTGAAGATGCTACAAATCAAGATATTTGCTTAAGTAGAAACAATATCAAGGCTATACTCTTG GATATCTTTGGTGGAGGAAGCGAGACATCGGCGCATACTATAGATTGGGCAATGACAGAGATGATAAGGGATCCAGGAGTAATGGAGAAAGCACAAGCTGAGGTCAGAGAGTTATTCAACAAAATAGGAAAGGTTGATGAGACTCTCATCAATGAACTCAAGTATTTGAAATCAGTTGTGAAAGAGACACTAAGGTTACACCCTCCAGCTCCTCTTTTACTTCCAAGAGAATGTGGAGAAGCCTGTGAGATCAATGGATATTACATTCCATACAAAAGTAAGGTTATAGTGAATGCTTGGGCAATTGGAAGAGATCCAAACTATTGGAGTGACCCAGAGAAGTTTTATCCAGAGAGGTTCATTGATAGTTCCATAGACTACAAAGGGAATAATTTCGAGTTCATTCCGTTTGGTGCTGGAAGAAGAACATGTCCGGGCAGCACATTAGGCTTGTTAAATGTTGAGCTGGGGCTAGCATATTTGTTGTATCACTTTGATTGGAAGCTTCCAAGTGGAATTAAAGGTCAGGATCTGGATATGTCTGAGGTATTTGGAGTTActgttagaagaaaaaaagaccTGCAATTGGTTCCCATTGTTTTTAGTCCTTTGCTTGAAACATAA
- the LOC107471943 gene encoding cytochrome P450 71D9 isoform X2 yields MDSQIFNFLAFIFFLFFIIAALRIRKKSDVIPNIPPGPWKLPIIGNIPNLVTSTPHRKLRDLANKYGPLMHLQLGQVSTIVVSSAEYAKEVMKTHDIIFASRPAVLAAKIISYDCTNIGFAPYGNYWRQLRKICTLELLSTKRVNSFRPIREEEFTNLVKRIMSSKEGSVNLTEEVLSSIYGIVSQSAFGGTKRGDQEKFICLVQQATAVAGGFDVGDLFPSWEWLQLVSGLRPKLESFQRQIDEILENIVSDHKEAKLEGKKSKSDESHEDLVDVLLQFEDATNQDICLSRNNIKAILLDIFGGGSETSAHTIDWAMTEMIRDPGVMEKAQAEIRELFNRIGKVDETLINELKYLKSVVKETLRLHPPAPLLLPRECGEACEINGYYIPYKSKVIVNAWAIGRDPKNWSEPEKFYPERFIDSDIDYKGNNFEFVPFGAGRRTCPGSTLGLLNVELALAYLLYHFDWKLPSGMKHEELDMSEAFGVAVRRKKDLQLVPIVFSPLLET; encoded by the exons ATGGATTCTCAAATCTTTAACTTCCTtgctttcatcttctttctcttcttcatcaTTGCTGCTCTgagaataagaaagaaaagtgatGTAATTCCAAATATACCCCCAGGACCATGGAAGCTACCTATCATAGGAAACATACCAAATCTTGTTACATCAACTCCACATAGAAAGCTAAGAGATTTGGCCAACAAATATGGACCATTGATGCACCTTCAACTTGGACAAGTCTCTACCATTGTTGTTTCCTCAGCAGAGTATGCTAAAGAGGTTATGAAGACACATGACATCATCTTTGCTTCAAGGCCTGCAGTTCTAGCAGCAAAGATAATTTCTTATGATTGCACAAACATTGGTTTTGCACCCTATGGAAATTACTGGAGGCAGTTAAGGAAGATTTGCACCTTGGAGCTCTTGAGCACGAAACGAGTCAATTCGTTCCGGCCAATAAGAGAAGAGGAGTTCACCAATCTTGTTAAGAGGATTATGTCCTCAAAGGAAGGATCAGTTAATCTCACTGAAGAAGTGCTTTCATCCATATATGGAATCGTTTCGCAGTCTGCGTTTGGAGGCACAAAACGTGGGGATCAAGAGAAGTTCATATGCCTTGTGCAACAAGCAACAGCAGTTGCAGGTGGTTTTGATGTAGGAGATCTGTTTCCTTCTTGGGAATGGCTTCAACTTGTGAGTGGATTGAGGCCTAAGCTTGAGAGTTTCCAAAGACAAATTGATGAGATATTGGAAAACATTGTTAGTGATCACAAAGAGGCAAAGTTGGAAGGTAAAAAGAGCAAAAGTGATGAATCACATGAAGATCTTGTGGATGTTCTCCTTCAATTTGAAGATGCTACAAATCAAGATATTTGCTTAAGTAGAAACAATATCAAGGCTATACTCTTG GATATCTTTGGTGGAGGAAGCGAGACATCGGCGCATACTATAGATTGGGCAATGACAGAGATGATAAGGGATCCAGGAGTAATGGAGAAAGCACAAGCTGAG ATCAGAGAGTTATTCAACAGAATAGGAAAGGTTGATGAGACTCTCATCAATGAACTCAAGTATTTGAAATCAGTTGTGAAAGAGACACTAAGGTTACACCCTCCAGCTCCTCTTTTACTTCCAAGAGAATGTGGAGAAGCTTGTGAGATCAATGGATATTACATTCCCTACAAAAGTAAGGTCATAGTGAATGCTTGGGCAATTGGAAGAGATCCAAAGAATTGGAGTGAACCAGAGAAGTTTTATCCAGAGAGGTTCATTGATAGTGACATAGATTACAAAGGTAATAACTTCGAGTTTGTACCGTTTGGTGCCGGAAGAAGAACATGCCCTGGCAGCACATTAGGCTTGCTAAATGTTGAGCTGGCGCTCGCATATTTGTTGTATCACTTTGATTGGAAGCTTCCAAGTGGAATGAAACATGAGGAATTGGACATGTCTGAGGCTTTTGGAGTTGctgttagaagaaaaaaagaccTGCAATTGGTTCCCATTGTTTTTAGTCCTTTGCTTGAAACATAA
- the LOC107471943 gene encoding cytochrome P450 71D9 isoform X3: MDSQIFNFLAFIFFLFFIIAALRIRKKSDVIPNIPPGPWKLPIIGNIPNLVTSTPHRKLRDLANKYGPLMHLQLGQVSTIVVSSAEYAKEVMKTHDIIFASRPAVLAAKIISYDCTNIGFAPYGNYWRQLRKICTLELLSTKRVNSFRPIREEEFTNLVKRIMSSKEGSVNLTEEVLSSIYGIVSQSAFGGTKRGDQEKFICLVQQATAVAGGFDVGDLFPSWEWLQLVSGLRPKLESFQRQIDEILENIVSDHKEAKLEGKGKNDEDLVDVLLQFEDGTNQDICLSRNNIKAILLDMFGGGSETSAHTIDWAMSEMIRDPRVMQKAQAEIRELFNRIGKVDETLINELKYLKSVVKETLRLHPPAPLLLPRECGEACEINGYYIPYKSKVIVNAWAIGRDPKNWSEPEKFYPERFIDSDIDYKGNNFEFVPFGAGRRTCPGSTLGLLNVELALAYLLYHFDWKLPSGMKHEELDMSEAFGVAVRRKKDLQLVPIVFSPLLET; this comes from the exons ATGGATTCTCAAATCTTTAACTTCCTtgctttcatcttctttctcttcttcatcaTTGCTGCTCTgagaataagaaagaaaagtgatGTAATTCCAAATATACCCCCAGGACCATGGAAGCTACCTATCATAGGAAACATACCAAATCTTGTTACATCAACTCCACATAGAAAGCTAAGAGATTTGGCCAACAAATATGGACCATTGATGCACCTTCAACTTGGACAAGTCTCTACCATTGTTGTTTCCTCAGCAGAGTATGCTAAAGAGGTTATGAAGACACATGACATCATCTTTGCTTCAAGGCCTGCAGTTCTAGCAGCAAAGATAATTTCTTATGATTGCACAAACATTGGTTTTGCACCCTATGGAAATTACTGGAGGCAGTTAAGGAAGATTTGCACCTTGGAGCTCTTGAGCACGAAACGAGTCAATTCGTTCCGGCCAATAAGAGAAGAGGAGTTCACCAATCTTGTTAAGAGGATTATGTCCTCAAAGGAAGGATCAGTTAATCTCACTGAAGAAGTGCTTTCATCCATATATGGAATCGTTTCGCAGTCTGCGTTTGGAGGCACAAAACGTGGGGATCAAGAGAAGTTCATATGCCTTGTGCAACAAGCAACAGCAGTTGCAGGTGGTTTTGATGTAGGAGATCTGTTTCCTTCTTGGGAATGGCTTCAACTTGTGAGTGGATTGAGGCCTAAGCTTGAGAGTTTCCAAAGACAAATTGATGAGATATTGGAAAACATTGTTAGTGATCACAAAGAGGCAAAGTTGGAAG GTAAAGGCAAAAATGATGAAGATCTTGTGGATGTTCTCCTTCAATTTGAAGATGGTACCAATCAAGATATTTGCTTAAGTAGAAATAATATCAAGGCTATACTCCTG GATATGTTTGGTGGAGGAAGCGAGACATCGGCGCATACTATAGATTGGGCAATGTCAGAGATGATAAGGGATCCAAGAGTAATGCAGAAAGCACAAGCTGAGATCAGAGAGTTATTCAACAGAATAGGAAAGGTTGATGAGACTCTCATCAATGAACTCAAGTATTTGAAATCAGTTGTGAAAGAGACACTAAGGTTACACCCTCCAGCTCCTCTTTTACTTCCAAGAGAATGTGGAGAAGCTTGTGAGATCAATGGATATTACATTCCCTACAAAAGTAAGGTCATAGTGAATGCTTGGGCAATTGGAAGAGATCCAAAGAATTGGAGTGAACCAGAGAAGTTTTATCCAGAGAGGTTCATTGATAGTGACATAGATTACAAAGGTAATAACTTCGAGTTTGTACCGTTTGGTGCCGGAAGAAGAACATGCCCTGGCAGCACATTAGGCTTGCTAAATGTTGAGCTGGCGCTCGCATATTTGTTGTATCACTTTGATTGGAAGCTTCCAAGTGGAATGAAACATGAGGAATTGGACATGTCTGAGGCTTTTGGAGTTGctgttagaagaaaaaaagaccTGCAATTGGTTCCCATTGTTTTTAGTCCTTTGCTTGAAACATAA
- the LOC107471603 gene encoding cytochrome P450 71D9-like — translation MDSLLFDFPTLFCFFLFMLAALKLWKKKNLNQINSTSNMAPGPWKLPIIGNIHHLSTSTPHRKLRDLSKIHGPLMHLQLGEIFTIVVSSAEYAKEVMKTHDIIFASRPQILAAKIISYDCTSIALAPYGNYWRQLKKICTLELFTSKRVDSFQLIREEEFTSLIKRIIAATNNNNGSPVNLTQEVFSTIYTVTSRAAFGMKFKDQERFISLAKELAKVGTGFSLGDLFPSAKWLQLLSGLRPKIEKLHGQTDQILQNIINEHKEAKSSKSKEGQGEVEGLLDVLLRFEDGNGSNQDFSLTSNNIKAIILNIFGAGGGTTATTIDWAMAEMIKDPTIMKKAQVEVRENFNKKGSVDETCLYKLKYLKSVVKETLRLHPPVPLLLPRECRSECDINGYHIPEKSKVIVNAWAIGRDPNYWSEPERFYPERFLDSSIDYRGNNFEYIPFGAGRRMCPGSALGVINVELALAYLLYHFDWKHPSEMRSEELDMTEALGVTVRRKDDLQLVPIASYPLLEA, via the exons ATGGATTCTCTACTCTTTGACTTTCCAACACTCTTCTGCTTTTTCCTCTTCATGCTTGCAGCACTTAAActatggaagaagaagaatctcaATCAAATTAACTCAACCTCAAACATGGCCCCAGGTCCATGGAAGCTACCTATCATAGGAAACATACACCATCTTTCTACATCCACGCCTCATCGAAAATTAAGAGACTTGTCCAAAATACATGGACCTTTGATGCATCTACAGCTTGGAGAGATCTTCACCATTGTTGTTTCCTCAGCAGAGTATGCCAAGGAGGTAATGAAAACACATGACATCATCTTTGCATCAAGGCCTCAGATTCTAGCTGCAAAGATTATATCATATGATTGCACAAGCATAGCCTTAGCACCTTATGGAAACTATTGGAGACAGCTAAAGAAGATTTGCACATTGGAACTTTTCACTTCGAAGCGTGTCGATTCATTTCAGCTGATAAGAGAAGAAGAGTTCACTAGTCTTATCAAAAGAATCATTGCtgcaacaaataataataatggatcTCCTGTGAACCTCACTCAAGAGGTGTTTTCAACTATATACACTGTCACTTCAAGGGCCGCGTTTGGCATGAAATTCAAAGATCAAGAAAGATTCATATCGCTGGCGAAAGAATTGGCGAAGGTGGGGACTGGTTTTTCTTTAGGAGATTTGTTTCCATCAGCTAAATGGCTTCAACTTCTCTCTGGCTTGAGGCCTAAGATTGAGAAGTTGCATGGACAAACGGATCAGATACTGCAAAACATCATCAATGAACATAAAGAGGCAAAGTCATCAAAATCCAAAGAAGGACAAGGTGAAGTTGAAGGTCTTCTAGATGTTCTCTTAAGATTTGAGGATGGTAATGGATCAAACCAAGATTTCTCCTTAACTAGTAACAATATCAAGGCTATAATATTG AATATCTTTGGTGCTGGTGGTGGGACAACAGCAACTACAATAGATTGGGCAATGGCAGAAATGATAAAGGACCCAACAATAATGAAGAAAGCACAAGTTGAGGTGAGAGAGAACTTCAATAAGAAAGGAAGTGTTGATGAAACTTGCCTCTATAAACTCAAATATTTGAAATCAGTGGTCAAAGAGACTCTCAGATTACACCCTCCGGTTCCTCTTTTGCTCCCAAGAGAATGCAGATCAGAATGCGATATAAATGGCTATCACATACCTGAAAAGAGTAAGGTCATTGTGAATGCTTGGGCAATAGGAAGAGATCCAAACTACTGGAGTGAACCAGAAAGGTTTTATCCAGAGAGATTCCTTGATAGCTCTATTGACTACAGAGGGAACAATTTTGAGTACATTCCATTTGGTGCAGGAAGAAGAATGTGTCCCGGCAGCGCATTAGGCGTGATAAATGTTGAACTTGCCTTGGCATATTTGTTGTATCACTTTGATTGGAAGCATCCCAGTGAAATGAGAAGTGAGGAACTGGACATGACTGAGGCACTTGGAGTGACTGTCAGAAGAAAAGATGACCTGCAACTGGTTCCCATTGCTTCTTATCCTTTGCTTGAAGCATAA
- the LOC107471694 gene encoding cytochrome P450 71D9-like translates to MDSLILDLLALVTFIVCIVLALIIGRSLKKIESTANIPPGPWKLPIIGNIHHLVTSKPHQRLRDLANIYGPLMHLQLGEISTIVISSPEYAREVMKTHDVVFASRPKILATEIMSYGSTNIVFAPYGNYWRQLRKICMLELFTPKRVKSFQPIREEELTNLIKRIASAKGSTVNLTEEVLSSVYTINSRAAFGMKCKDQEKYISVIKEATMVAAGFDLGDLFPSSKWLQLVSGLRPKLERLQRQSDQILENIINEHKEAKLKAREGENESDHDLVDVLLKFEGGNASSHDICITTDNIKAIIQDIFGAGGETASTTIDWAMAEMMKDPRVMQKAQVEVKEIFDISGSVDETYLDELKYLKAVVKETLRLHPPAPLLIPRECREACEINGYHIAVKSKVIVNAWAIGRDPKYWSEAERFYPERFIDSSIDYKGSNFEFIPFGAGRRICPGITLGLIIVELALAYLLYHFDWELPNGVKCEDLNMTEQFGVTVRRKDDLQLVPVASCYLHEQHK, encoded by the exons ATGGATTCTCTGATCCTTGACTTGCTAGCTCTTGTCACCTTCATAGTCTGTATTGTTTTGGCCCTGATAATTGGAAGGAGTCTCAAGAAAATTGAGTCAACTGCAAACATACCCCCAGGGCCATGGAAGCTACCTATTATAGGAAACATACACCATCTTGTTACATCCAAACCACATCAAAGATTAAGAGATTTGGCCAATATATATGGGCCATTGATGCACCTTCAACTTGGAGAGATCTCAACCATTGTTATCTCTTCACCAGAATATGCTAGAGAGGTAATGAAAACCCATGATGTTGTGTTTGCATCAAGGCCTAAAATTCTGGCTACAGAAATAATGTCTTATGGTTCAACAAATATAGTTTTTGCACCTTATGGAAATTATTGGAGACAGCTGAGGAAGATTTGCATGTTGGAGCTTTTCACCCCCAAAAGGGTCAAGTCATTCCAGCCAATAAGAGAAGAAGAGCTTACCAATCTCATAAAAAGGATTGCATCGGCGAAAGGATCAACTGTCAACCTCACTGAAGAAGTACTTTCATCAGTATACACAATCAATTCCAGGGCTGCATTTGGCATGAAATGTAAAGATCAAGAAAAATACATTTCAGTTATAAAAGAAGCAACAATGGTTGCTGCAGGTTTTGATTTAGGAGACTTGTTTCCTTCTTCCAAATGGCTTCAACTTGTCAGTGGCTTGAGGCCTAAGCTTGAGAGGCTGCAAAGACAAAGTGATCAAATACTGGAAAACATCATCAATGAGCACAAAGAGGCAAAGTTAAAAGCCAGAGAAGGTGAAAATGAATCAGATCATGATCTTGTGGATGTTCTACTAAAATTTGAGGGTGGTAATGCATCCAGCCATGATATATGCATAACTACAGATAACATTAAAGCCATCATACAG GACATATTTGGAGCTGGAGGTGAGACAGCATCAACTACTATAGATTGGGCAATGGCAGAGATGATGAAGGACCCAAGAGTAATGCAGAAAGCACAGGTGGAGGTGAAAGAGATATTCGACATCAGTGGAAGTGTTGATGAGACTTACTTGGATGAACTCAAGTATTTGAAAGCAGTGGTCAAAGAGACCCTCAGGTTACACCCTCCAGCTCCACTTTTGATTCCAAGAGAATGCAGAGAAGCATGTGAGATTAATGGATATCACATAGCTGTGAAAAGTAAGGTGATTGTGAATGCTTGGGCAATTGGAAGAGATCCAAAGTACTGGAGTGAAGCAGAGAGGTTTTATCCAGAGAGATTTATTGATAGTAGCATTGACTACAAAGGAAGCAATTTTGAATTCATTCCATTTGGTGCTGGAAGAAGAATATGCCCAGGCATCACATTAGGCTTGATAATTGTAGAGCTGGCTCTTGCATATTTGCTGTATCACTTTGATTGGGAGCTTCCTAATGGAGTCAAATGTGAGGACTTGAACATGACTGAGCAATTTGGAGTTACTGTTAGAAGAAAAGATGACCTGCAATTGGTTCCTGTTGCTTCTTGTTATTTGCATGAACAACATAAATAA
- the LOC107471695 gene encoding uncharacterized protein LOC107471695: MASEESFVVLVHHRGSVNRKTRSGVKFTDKNPLCIVITSTTSYDDLVSAVLMKLGLEGAKRVKKFFYRIPVTVLQNTVKYDCFTINNDADLQVMFLCRRQFPEVRTPELLARLVDVVSSSSGSNRNTNTIANAAGSSSRPAVASSSVPVYEPVVQHVASPSFAVDLNATSPPRDGFLGDEEEDDVEPDMIDDDSADDIEANGPALADKDEALLSVKTYSIRRGVQYKVVESDYRRYVGKCSEFGNGCTWLIRLSLRKRKGIWEVKRYNGPHTCLATSISSDHRSLDYHVISAFIMPMVRADASVSIKVLLNATEAHFGFRPTYRRVWMAKQKSIALIYGDWDESYNELPRWVLGVQLTMPGSVVVLKTSPVRVGGQVDESQAIDGTHLYGKYGGTLLIAIAQDGNSNILPVAFALVEGENAESWTFFLSHLRQHVTPQPGLLVISDRHNGIKAALEAPDGSWLPPSAYRAFCIRHVAANFALTFKGKDARRLLVNAAYAKTEVEFDYWFDILRSEDPAMCDWANRIDYSLWTQHRDEGRRFGHMTTNISECVNSILKGVRNLPVASLVKATYCRLAELFVRKGREAEAQMGTGQQFSQHLVKCIEANMKTARCFTVTLYDRDNSEFTVAETTPTGSFSLGTYRVSLASRTCDCGYFQALHFPCQHALACCAYSRVTWTSYVHSVYQISSVFNVYRMGFTPPIPEGFWPPYDGPTVIPDPAMRRAREGRPRSTRIRTNMDEADPNRPKRCGLCRQPGHTRRSCPQVGGSSQTGHR, encoded by the exons atggctagtgaggagagttttgtTGTTTTGGTGCACCACAGAGGATCTGTTAATAGAAAAACTCGTTCCGGAGTAAAGTTCACAGATAAGAATCCTCTATGTATTGTCATAACATCTACGACGAGTTACGATGATCTTGTTAGCGCTGTACTGATGAAGCTTGGTCTGGAGGGTGCGAAGCGAGTAAAGAAGTTTTTCTATCGCATTCCAGTCACGGTGCTACAGAATACGGTGAAGTATGATTGCTTCACGATTAACAATGATGCGGACCTGCAAGTAATGTTTCTCTGTCGGCGGCAGTTTCCGGAGGTGAGGACACCGGAGTTGTTGGCCCGGCTGGTTGATGTTGTATCCAGCTCCAGCGGTTCGAACAGGAATACGAACACTATAGCGAATGCAGCAGGTTCTAGTTCCCGGCCTGCCGTTGCTTCCTCGTCCGTCCCTGTGTACGAACCAGTGGTCCAACATGTCGCCTCCCCATCTTTCGCTGTTGACCTGAATGCCACTTCGCCTCCCC GAGACGGTTTTTTGGGTGATGAAGAGGAGGATGACGTCGAGCCGGATATGATTGACGATGACAGCGCTGATGATATTGAAGCGAATGGGCCTGCATTGGCG GATAAAGATGAGGCCCTTTTAAGTGTGAAGACTTACAGCATCCGGCGAGGGGTACAGTACAAGGTAGTGGAGTCTGATTATCGCCGGTATGTGGGCAAGTGTTCAGAGTTTgggaatgggtgcacatggttgattcgACTGAGTCTCCGGAAGCGCAAGGGCATTTGGGAGGTCAAACGGTACAATGGACCTCACACTTGCCTGGCCACATCCATCTCTAGTGACCACAGGAGTTTGGATTATCATGTGATTTCAGCCTTCATTATGCCGATGGTTAGGGCCGATGCATCCGTGAGCATCAAGGTGCTCCTGAACGCCACGGAAGCGCACTTTGGTTTTAGGCCGACTTACCGGAGGGTTTGGATGGCGAAGCAGAAATCTATTGCCCTCATATACGGTGACTGGGATGAGTCCTACAACGAACTGCCTAGGTGGGTCTTGGGTGTCCAGCTGACGATGCCTGGGAGTGTTGTGGTCCTAAAGACGAGCCCGGTTCGAGTTGGAGGACAGGTGGACGAATCTCAAGC CATTGACGGCACACATCTGTATGGGAAGTATGGGGGGACGTTGCTCATCGCGATTGCACAGGATGGGAACTCCAACATTCTACCTGTGGCATTCGCACTAGTAGAAGGTGAGAATGCGGAATCCTGGACATTCTTTCTGTCACACCTTCGACAGCACGTGACCCCGCAGCCCGGTCTGCTGGTTATATCGGACAGGCACAACGGCATTAAGGCTGCGCTTGAGGCCCCTGACGGCAGTTGGCTACCGCCATCTGCGTACCGTGCATTCTGCATACGACACGTAGCGGCTAATTTTGCCCTAACCTTCAAGGGCAAAGACGCTAGGAGGCTACTAGTGAATGCGGCGTATGCGAAGACCGAGGTTGAATTTGATTACTGGTTTGATATCCTGCGATCTGAAGATCCGGCGATGTGTGACTGGGCGAACCGGATTGATTACTCGTTGTGGACTCAGCATCGTGATGAGGGGCGGAGATTCGGTCACATGACGACGAACATCTCCGAGTGTGTGAACTCTATCCTGAAGGGGGTCAGAAATCTCCCTGTAGCCTCCCTGGTGAAGGCAACATATTGTAGGCTTGCGGAGCTGTTTGTTCGCAAGGGGAGAGAGGCTGAGGCCCAGATGGGGACAGGACAACAATTCAGTCAGCATTTGGTGAAGTGTATTGAGGCCAACATGAAGACGGCCAGGTGCTTCACGGTGACGCTGTATGACCGGGATAACTCCGAGTTCACTGTAGCAGAGACCACTCCGACTGGTTCTTTCTCCTTGGGTACTTACAGAGTATCACTTGCCTCTCGGACATGTGACTGCGGGTACTTCCAGGCTCTTCATTTCCCGTGTCAGCATGCACTTGCATGCTGTGCATACTCACGGGTCACCTGGACCTCTTACGTTCACAGCGTCTATCAGATTAGCTCGGTCTTCAATGTGTATCGGATGGGATTCACACCTCCCATCCCGGAGGGCTTCTGGCCACCTTACGACGGGCCCACGGTGATTCCAGACCCTGCCATGAGGCGTGCCAGAGAGGGTCGTCCTAGATCCACTAGGATACGGACGAATATGGACGAGGCGGATCCGAATCGGCCAAAGAGGTGCGGCCTTTGTCGCCAACCCGGACACACGCGACGTAGTTGCCCACAGGTTGGAGGCTCGTCTCAGACAGGACACCGTTAG